A stretch of Canis lupus baileyi chromosome 2, mCanLup2.hap1, whole genome shotgun sequence DNA encodes these proteins:
- the CRABP1 gene encoding cellular retinoic acid-binding protein 1 produces MPNFAGTWKMRSSENFDELLKALGVNAMLRKVAVAAASKPHVEIRQDGDQFYIKTSTTVRTTEINFKVGEGFEEETVDGRKCRSLATWENENKIHCTQTLLEGDGPKTYWTRELANDELILTFGADDVVCTRIYVRE; encoded by the exons ATGCCCAACTTCGCCGGCACCTGGAAGATGCGCAGCAGCGAGAATTTCGACGAGCTCCTCAAGGCGCTGG GTGTGAACGCCATGCTCAGGaaggtggcggtggcggcggcgtcCAAGCCGCACGTGGAGATCCGCCAGGACGGGGACCAGTTCTACATCAAGACGTCCACCACCGTGCGCACCACCGAGATCAACTTCAAGGTCGGCGAAGGCTTCGAGGAGGAGACGGTGGACGGACGCAAGTGCAGG AGTTTGGCCACTTGGGAGAATGAGAACAAAATCCACTGCACACAAACTCTCCTTGAGGGGGATGGCCCCAAAACCTACTGGACCCGCGAGCTGGCCAACGACGAGCTCATCCTG ACGTTCGGCGCCGATGACGTGGTCTGCACGAGAATTTATGTTCGAGAGTGA